Sequence from the Bacillus mesophilus genome:
ATTAAAGATCTTTTTGATTTTAGTATTAAGTCAATTAGTTGTCTCACATCGTGAAAAACATCAGAATGGTACTGTTAAATTAGATATTATATTACTTTTTAAACTTTCGGTTACCACGATTGTCCCTTTGTTATTTTTAATTAAGCAACCTGATATGGGTATGTCGATGGTTTTTATGTCAATCTTCTTATCAATCTTGATCGTGTCGGGAATTCGTTGGAGAATCTTGGTGGCTCTTGCCTTGCTATTCCTATTCCTAGTCATGAGTTTAATCTATATTTACTTTGCATTTCCCGTTTTTTTCAGAGTAAATATTCTTGATGAATATCAATTAAATCGCTTTTATGGCTGGCTTAGCCCTTATGAATATTCAAGTGCGCAGGGTTTTCAGTTGATTAGATCACTACTCGCAATTGGATCTGGTTCTCTTTCAGGAAAAGGCTATATGCAAACTGAAGTTTACCTTCCTGAGCCTCACACTGACTTTATCTTTTCAATCATTGGGGAGCAGTTTGGGTTTATTGGTGCAAGCCTAGTTATTGCTTTATTTTTCCTACTTATTTATCGAATGATACATATTGCATTAGAATGCAATGATCCTTATGGAAGCTATTTATGCGCTGGTATTATAGGGATGATTACCTTTCAAGTGTTTCAAAATATTGGTATGACTGTTGGACTATTACCTATTACAGGGCTTCCCCTTCCTTTTATAAGCTACGGGGGGAGTTCACTAGCAACTTATATGCTTGCAATAGGAATTATCTTGAATGTGCGTTCTCGTACAAAAAAATATTTATTTGATTAACAGTGGCTTATTAGCTACTGTTACTTGTTCACGAGATAAGAAAGCATAAGTTTTTTTACTTTGGGTTTGTGTCTAGCTCCAGCGCCCAGCCCCTCGAGGGAAAAAGGAAGTACACTTTTTCCTAGGTCAAATACAGTGAAACTTCCATCAGTGCTCTACTGTTCCATCAGTGCTCTACTGATGGTTAGTTGAACCAATCGGGGTCTTACTGGCGCTTTAATTCAAACTTATTATTTTATATGTTTCCGTTAGCGCCAGTTAGACCGGGATAACCCACCGAGAATAAATGGGAACATTTGATTGTCGGAGGCCTGCAGGATGCAGGTCAGGCAGGCGTAGCAACAGGACGTTGCGCACTTAGCCTGCCTTCATCTGCCAGGGCGCTTGCGCTTTTCTTAATACTAAGCACCAAGAGGAGTGAAATAGATATGAAAGTAGATATTATTGGTGATATACACGGCTGTTACGATGAGTTTTTCGAATTAACAAAAAAGCTTGATTATGAGTGGCAAGAAGGGGTTCCTTTACATAAGGAAGGAAGAGTATTGGCCTTTGTCGGTGATTTAACAGACCGAGGTCCCAAGTCGATAAAAGTCATTCAAACCATTTATCAGCTAGTTATGATTGCTAAGAAAGGGTTCTACTGTCCAGGTAATCATTGCAATAAACTATACCGTTTTTTTCTT
This genomic interval carries:
- a CDS encoding FtsW/RodA/SpoVE family cell cycle protein, coding for MNSEKTTQQQIDYTLLFILFLLSIASTLAILSAQPSLPEKLQNINFVVQQWQWYAVGSVAILVTMIVDYDRFKQVAWYLYGFGLLLLVGLELNIPSSLVQTIKGATSWYKLPGIGNFQPSELLKIFLILVLSQLVVSHREKHQNGTVKLDIILLFKLSVTTIVPLLFLIKQPDMGMSMVFMSIFLSILIVSGIRWRILVALALLFLFLVMSLIYIYFAFPVFFRVNILDEYQLNRFYGWLSPYEYSSAQGFQLIRSLLAIGSGSLSGKGYMQTEVYLPEPHTDFIFSIIGEQFGFIGASLVIALFFLLIYRMIHIALECNDPYGSYLCAGIIGMITFQVFQNIGMTVGLLPITGLPLPFISYGGSSLATYMLAIGIILNVRSRTKKYLFD